A stretch of the Mycobacteroides immunogenum genome encodes the following:
- a CDS encoding metal-dependent hydrolase — MSDDQAPTPTRVLPKPRRVRFPMPTSTKRQHFVDGDLVMSHFISVLSATFPEGEDFFIRSVRNFQSSIDDPQLETAVKGFIGQEATHRHQHRLLNERLQVMGYPTARIDRHVGRLIKRLERRFSPEMRLSMTSALEHYTATLAEIILTSEDAQKLIGQTEVRPILLWHAFEESEHKAVAFDVYRLVGATERTRVRGMRIASVILFGELILQTALSMAADRASYNPVTLVRSLYRFSRTPMFTADALRRFRSYNRPGFHPDDWDSAAVLEHWSKELFDQDGSQRVIASSG; from the coding sequence ATGTCGGACGATCAAGCCCCGACCCCGACCCGGGTGCTGCCAAAACCCAGGCGCGTTCGGTTTCCGATGCCGACCTCCACGAAGCGGCAACATTTTGTCGATGGCGACCTGGTGATGAGCCATTTCATCTCGGTGCTTTCTGCGACGTTCCCGGAAGGCGAGGATTTCTTCATCCGCTCGGTCAGGAACTTCCAGAGTTCCATCGACGATCCCCAACTAGAGACAGCGGTCAAGGGTTTCATCGGACAAGAGGCCACACATCGACACCAGCATCGTCTCCTAAACGAGCGACTCCAGGTCATGGGTTATCCGACCGCGCGAATCGACCGTCATGTCGGACGCTTGATCAAGCGATTGGAACGGCGCTTTTCGCCGGAAATGCGGCTGTCCATGACCTCCGCGTTGGAGCACTACACCGCTACGCTGGCAGAAATCATTCTTACCAGCGAAGACGCCCAGAAGCTCATCGGCCAGACAGAGGTTCGACCGATTCTGCTGTGGCATGCCTTCGAGGAGTCGGAGCACAAAGCGGTTGCCTTTGATGTCTATCGGCTGGTGGGAGCAACCGAGCGCACCCGTGTACGGGGCATGCGGATCGCTTCAGTAATTCTGTTCGGCGAGCTCATTCTGCAGACTGCCTTGTCTATGGCCGCTGATAGAGCCTCATATAACCCGGTCACCCTGGTGCGCAGTCTGTACCGCTTTAGTCGCACCCCGATGTTCACCGCCGATGCGCTGCGGCGTTTCCGTTCCTACAATCGCCCGGGTTTCCATCCTGATGATTGGGACAGCGCCGCGGTCCTGGAGCATTGGAGCAAAGAACTGTTCGACCAAGACGGTTCACAGCGAGTTATCGCTTCGTCGGGATAG
- a CDS encoding ATP-binding protein gives MPKIRKVLVANRGEIARRVFRTCRDLGIATVAVYSDADADAWHVADADEAVHLPGSSAAETYLDIHRIIAAASLTGADAVHPGYGFLSENAGFARACAAADLVFIGPPPGAIDAMGSKLQAKKTMSDAGVPVLPGGDTTGLSAEQLAKLAADVGYPVLVKASAGGGGRGMRIVASPDELDEAVTSASREAAAAFADGTVFLERYVQRPRHVEIQIMADTHGNVVSLFERECSVQRRHQKVIEEAPSPVVDDALRARMSEAAIAAARAVGYVGAGTVEFVYDAAQDGKADSFAFLEMNTRLQVEHPVTELITGLDLVRAQLLVAMGRPLPEEMHNPRIRGHAVEARLCAEDPADDYRPCTGTLRTLDVPALAGVRVDSGFRAGSVISHYYDSLLAKVIAWAPTRDEALASLSAALAGARIHGVTTNRNLLVRVLRHDEFAGRGTDTGFLDRHDVAQLGAALPDTQSERLHAVAATVAGVAARRAVATLQATLPAGWRNNPSQPQTTTWQTQGGREVRVGYTLGSTGTCLQVDDEPLADVEVVEGSSERVVLRVDGVRRTYDVVLDGDVAHLDSVAGYSALRLAPRFVDPSTLNPPGSLTAPMPGSVIRLPVAEGETVSAGQTLVVLEAMKMEHTVASPIDGVLSALPVQVGHQVSSGDVLAVVEAVDGGEVASDATEL, from the coding sequence ATGCCCAAGATCCGCAAGGTCCTGGTCGCCAACCGTGGCGAGATCGCGCGGCGGGTGTTCCGCACTTGCCGCGATCTCGGGATCGCCACCGTCGCGGTCTATTCCGACGCCGACGCCGACGCGTGGCACGTCGCCGACGCCGACGAGGCCGTGCACCTTCCCGGCTCGTCTGCCGCCGAGACCTACCTCGACATCCACCGGATCATCGCCGCTGCCTCGCTCACCGGCGCGGACGCAGTACACCCCGGCTACGGCTTCCTTTCGGAAAACGCCGGGTTCGCGCGCGCCTGTGCCGCCGCCGACCTCGTCTTCATCGGTCCGCCGCCCGGGGCGATCGACGCGATGGGCTCGAAGCTGCAGGCCAAGAAGACGATGTCCGACGCGGGGGTGCCTGTGCTGCCCGGTGGCGACACGACGGGGCTATCGGCCGAGCAGCTGGCGAAGCTGGCCGCCGACGTCGGCTACCCCGTGCTGGTCAAGGCCAGCGCCGGCGGCGGTGGCCGAGGCATGCGCATTGTCGCGTCGCCGGACGAGCTCGACGAAGCGGTCACCTCCGCTTCGCGTGAGGCCGCCGCCGCGTTCGCCGACGGCACCGTCTTCCTCGAGCGTTACGTCCAGCGCCCACGCCACGTCGAGATCCAGATCATGGCCGACACGCACGGAAACGTCGTCTCTCTGTTCGAGCGCGAGTGCTCCGTGCAGCGTCGACACCAGAAGGTGATCGAGGAGGCGCCGTCACCGGTCGTCGACGACGCGTTGCGCGCTCGGATGAGCGAGGCCGCCATCGCCGCCGCGCGCGCCGTCGGCTACGTAGGCGCCGGGACGGTCGAGTTCGTCTACGACGCCGCTCAGGATGGCAAAGCCGACTCCTTCGCCTTCCTAGAGATGAACACCCGGCTGCAGGTCGAGCACCCGGTTACCGAGCTGATCACCGGCCTCGACCTGGTGCGTGCCCAGCTGCTCGTAGCCATGGGCCGCCCGCTGCCTGAGGAGATGCACAACCCGCGAATTCGCGGTCACGCGGTCGAGGCCCGGCTGTGCGCCGAGGATCCGGCCGATGACTACCGGCCCTGTACCGGCACCCTGCGCACCTTGGATGTCCCGGCGCTTGCCGGCGTGCGGGTTGACTCGGGTTTTCGTGCCGGTTCGGTCATCAGTCATTACTACGATTCGCTGCTGGCCAAGGTCATCGCGTGGGCACCAACGCGCGACGAGGCACTTGCCAGCCTCTCGGCGGCGCTGGCCGGCGCCCGTATTCACGGCGTGACCACCAATCGCAACCTGCTTGTTCGCGTCCTGCGCCATGACGAGTTCGCCGGGCGGGGCACCGACACTGGGTTCCTTGACCGACACGACGTCGCCCAACTCGGCGCTGCCCTCCCAGACACGCAGTCCGAGCGCCTGCACGCCGTCGCGGCGACCGTGGCCGGGGTGGCCGCGCGGCGTGCCGTCGCAACTCTGCAGGCCACGTTGCCCGCCGGCTGGCGCAACAACCCTTCGCAGCCGCAGACCACAACCTGGCAGACCCAGGGCGGGCGCGAAGTGCGCGTCGGGTACACGTTAGGTTCGACAGGGACCTGCCTGCAGGTCGACGACGAGCCGTTGGCCGACGTCGAGGTTGTCGAGGGCAGTAGCGAGCGGGTGGTGCTGCGCGTCGACGGGGTGCGCCGCACTTATGATGTCGTCCTCGACGGCGATGTTGCCCACCTCGACTCGGTCGCCGGCTACTCCGCCCTGCGGCTGGCGCCACGCTTCGTCGACCCGAGCACTCTGAACCCGCCCGGGTCGCTCACCGCGCCGATGCCGGGCTCGGTGATCCGACTACCGGTCGCCGAGGGCGAGACGGTGTCAGCCGGTCAAACGCTCGTCGTCCTGGAGGCGATGAAGATGGAGCACACCGTCGCGAGCCCGATCGACGGGGTGCTGAGCGCCCTGCCGGTCCAGGTCGGCCATCAGGTCTCGAGCGGTGACGTCCTCGCCGTGGTCGAGGCGGTGGACGGCGGTGAAGTGGCGTCGGACGCCACGGAGCTCTAA
- a CDS encoding TetR/AcrR family transcriptional regulator: protein MIEAATEIWSESGWAAVTMRGVCARTGLNDRYFYEGFKTRDELLVAAWDGVRNDMLGEVAALFNERANRPPIETITAAITIVVDRIARDPGRARILLAQHVGSSPLQDRRAVALQEATQLVVEASRPHLRQDADEIALRMDTLIAVGGFVEVITAWHSGLLAVTEKEVVAHTSRLAETLAQRYVISD from the coding sequence TTGATCGAGGCCGCAACCGAGATTTGGAGTGAGAGCGGTTGGGCCGCGGTCACTATGCGCGGCGTATGCGCCCGCACAGGGCTGAACGATCGATACTTCTACGAGGGCTTCAAGACGCGCGATGAGCTGCTCGTTGCTGCGTGGGATGGCGTCCGCAATGACATGCTCGGCGAGGTCGCCGCGCTCTTCAACGAGCGTGCGAATCGGCCGCCGATCGAAACCATCACCGCGGCGATCACCATCGTGGTCGACCGGATCGCACGCGATCCCGGCCGGGCACGCATCCTCCTCGCTCAGCATGTCGGTAGCTCACCGCTACAAGACCGCCGCGCCGTGGCGCTACAGGAAGCAACGCAGTTGGTCGTTGAGGCAAGCCGGCCACACCTCCGACAAGATGCCGACGAGATAGCCCTTCGCATGGACACCCTGATCGCTGTCGGGGGATTCGTCGAAGTCATCACCGCCTGGCACTCCGGTTTGCTTGCGGTGACCGAGAAAGAAGTGGTCGCGCACACCAGCAGACTTGCTGAAACCCTGGCTCAACGCTATGTCATCAGCGACTGA
- a CDS encoding TetR/AcrR family transcriptional regulator codes for MSPARVYGGLSATQRDAQRRVMLIDAAVSIMGTHGATACTVTAVCAKSGVTSRYFYQQFRDRDALLRAVFAKISTTFQAVITSAIPDDTVAPQELAYAPIKALVQVIENDPRMARILFVESGAEPLLRQLRSDLMTDFAELVLREARLHLDIPSDVLQVADLAATYGVGGLFEILRRWIDGQLNLSTEMLIEHCAGFLGILGLYTLGQAPDQAAPPLAKAEETR; via the coding sequence ATGAGTCCAGCACGTGTCTATGGCGGGCTGTCCGCAACTCAACGCGATGCACAGCGTCGCGTGATGTTGATTGATGCCGCGGTCTCAATCATGGGCACCCACGGAGCTACCGCGTGCACCGTGACCGCCGTGTGTGCGAAATCAGGAGTGACGAGCCGGTACTTCTACCAACAGTTTCGCGATCGAGACGCGCTCTTGCGTGCGGTATTTGCCAAGATCTCCACTACCTTCCAAGCGGTGATAACCAGCGCCATTCCGGACGACACGGTTGCTCCTCAAGAACTGGCTTACGCTCCGATCAAGGCCCTGGTTCAGGTGATCGAGAACGATCCCCGCATGGCCCGCATACTGTTTGTCGAGTCGGGCGCAGAACCCCTCCTTCGGCAGCTGCGAAGCGATCTGATGACCGATTTTGCGGAGCTGGTGCTCAGAGAGGCCCGCTTGCACCTCGATATACCCAGCGATGTGCTCCAAGTCGCAGATCTCGCCGCTACCTACGGTGTCGGGGGCCTGTTCGAGATACTCCGTCGCTGGATAGATGGACAACTGAACCTCTCGACTGAAATGCTCATCGAGCACTGTGCGGGTTTTCTCGGCATTCTCGGCCTGTATACCCTCGGACAGGCGCCTGATCAGGCCGCTCCGCCGCTGGCCAAAGCCGAGGAGACCCGATAG
- a CDS encoding acyl-CoA carboxylase subunit beta, with translation MVQVLPDRVDDTAPGYLKNREGLSAQLDTIAEQLALVNGGGGAKYVARHRKRGKLLVRERIELMLDPDTAFLELCPFAAWGSKFPVGGSVVVGIGVVEGIESMIIAHDPTVRGGASNPYTFRKVFRGMAIARENRLPIINIVESGGADLPTQAEIFVPGGQLFHDLTQHSAAGLPTLALVFGNSTAGGAYVPGMCDYVVMVRNRSKVFLGGPPLVKMATGEVSDDESLGGADMHARTSGLADYMAEDEQDAIRIGRRIMARLNWRKNGPGPTTPPHPPVHDPDQLLGIASVDPKVPFDPRDVIARVVDGSAFDEFKPLYGTSLVTGWASIHGFPVGILANARGILFSEEAEKGSQFIQLANQIDTPLIFLQNTTGFMVGAEYEQGGIIKDGAKMINAVSNSTVPHVTITMGASYGAGNYGMCGRSYSPRFLFAWPNSKSAVMGPAQLAGVLSIVARESAADRGLPFDEQADAQMRAAVEEQIERESVALANSGRLYDDGIIDPRDTRTVLGFCLSVIHNGEVRGQRGYGVFRM, from the coding sequence TTGGTACAGGTCCTGCCCGATCGGGTCGACGACACCGCGCCCGGCTATCTCAAGAACCGCGAAGGACTGAGCGCGCAACTCGACACCATCGCGGAGCAACTGGCGCTGGTCAACGGCGGCGGCGGCGCGAAATACGTTGCGCGCCACCGTAAGCGGGGCAAGCTGCTTGTCCGCGAGCGCATCGAGCTGATGCTCGACCCCGACACGGCGTTCCTCGAACTATGCCCCTTCGCCGCCTGGGGCAGTAAGTTCCCCGTCGGCGGTAGCGTGGTGGTAGGCATCGGCGTGGTCGAGGGCATCGAGTCGATGATCATCGCCCACGACCCCACCGTCCGCGGCGGCGCATCGAACCCTTATACCTTCCGCAAGGTGTTCCGCGGCATGGCCATCGCGCGGGAGAACCGACTGCCCATCATCAACATCGTCGAATCTGGCGGCGCCGACCTGCCCACACAGGCAGAGATCTTCGTGCCCGGCGGACAGCTGTTCCACGACTTGACCCAGCACAGCGCAGCGGGGCTGCCGACACTGGCCCTGGTCTTCGGCAACTCGACCGCGGGAGGTGCGTACGTCCCGGGCATGTGCGACTACGTCGTGATGGTGCGCAACCGTTCCAAGGTGTTCCTCGGCGGTCCGCCGCTGGTCAAGATGGCCACGGGCGAGGTCTCCGATGACGAGTCGCTCGGCGGCGCCGACATGCACGCCCGCACCTCGGGGCTGGCCGATTACATGGCCGAGGACGAGCAGGATGCGATCCGCATCGGCCGTCGCATCATGGCGCGGCTCAACTGGCGGAAGAACGGCCCCGGACCCACCACGCCGCCGCACCCACCGGTGCACGACCCCGATCAGCTGCTCGGCATCGCGTCGGTCGATCCGAAGGTGCCCTTCGACCCCCGCGACGTCATCGCCCGAGTGGTCGACGGCTCGGCCTTCGACGAGTTCAAACCTCTCTACGGCACGTCACTCGTCACCGGCTGGGCCTCGATCCACGGCTTCCCGGTCGGCATCCTCGCAAACGCACGGGGCATCCTGTTCAGTGAGGAGGCCGAGAAAGGTTCGCAGTTCATCCAACTGGCAAATCAGATCGACACCCCCCTCATCTTCCTGCAGAACACCACCGGTTTCATGGTCGGTGCCGAGTACGAACAGGGCGGCATCATCAAGGACGGCGCCAAGATGATCAACGCCGTATCAAACAGCACGGTCCCCCACGTGACCATCACCATGGGTGCGTCCTACGGTGCCGGGAACTACGGCATGTGCGGGCGATCGTACTCACCGCGTTTCCTATTCGCTTGGCCTAACTCGAAGTCGGCCGTGATGGGTCCGGCGCAACTGGCCGGAGTGCTGTCCATCGTGGCGCGCGAGTCCGCCGCCGACCGCGGGCTGCCCTTCGACGAGCAGGCCGACGCCCAGATGCGCGCCGCCGTCGAGGAACAGATCGAGCGCGAATCCGTCGCACTGGCCAACAGCGGCCGACTTTACGACGACGGGATCATCGATCCCCGCGATACGCGGACCGTTCTCGGGTTCTGCCTGTCGGTGATCCACAACGGCGAGGTCCGTGGCCAGCGTGGCTACGGCGTGTTCCGGATGTGA
- a CDS encoding SDR family NAD(P)-dependent oxidoreductase, translating into MRLLPFGGAPGRTHRADAVVTGAGSGIGRAFAVELARRGGRVVCADKDPVTAKESAELVRQAGGEGFDIECDVTDLEQVRNLADVSEDWFEKAASLVINNAGIGAGGNRIGATSIEDWNAAISVNLWGVIYGCETFVPRLRSNGHGGVINVASAASFGSAPRMAAYNVSKAGVLALSETLAAELSGTDINVTVLCPTFVKTNIVNNPQIDEAAARLAANLMKWTGISPQHVARTTLNAHDRGQIYVVPQLDAKVLWQLKRALPGPFTRTLGLVERMASWNDSAE; encoded by the coding sequence ATGAGATTGCTGCCCTTCGGCGGCGCACCAGGCAGAACGCACCGCGCCGATGCAGTCGTCACGGGCGCAGGAAGCGGTATCGGCCGCGCATTCGCCGTGGAGCTTGCGCGCCGAGGTGGACGCGTGGTGTGCGCCGACAAAGATCCCGTCACTGCAAAAGAGTCGGCAGAGTTGGTGAGGCAGGCTGGCGGCGAGGGCTTCGACATCGAATGCGATGTCACCGATCTTGAGCAGGTCCGCAACCTCGCTGATGTGAGCGAAGACTGGTTCGAGAAGGCTGCGAGCCTCGTCATCAACAACGCCGGAATCGGTGCGGGCGGCAACCGCATCGGCGCGACGTCGATCGAGGACTGGAACGCGGCGATTTCTGTCAACCTCTGGGGCGTTATCTACGGCTGCGAGACTTTTGTGCCTCGGCTCCGCAGCAATGGGCATGGCGGAGTCATCAATGTGGCGTCGGCAGCGAGCTTTGGCTCGGCCCCTCGGATGGCGGCTTACAACGTGAGCAAGGCCGGGGTGCTCGCTCTGTCGGAGACATTGGCGGCCGAACTGAGCGGTACTGACATCAACGTCACAGTGCTTTGCCCCACCTTCGTGAAGACGAACATCGTCAACAATCCTCAAATCGACGAGGCGGCTGCAAGACTCGCGGCCAACCTGATGAAATGGACCGGCATTTCGCCACAGCACGTTGCTCGAACGACGTTGAACGCGCACGATCGCGGACAAATTTATGTAGTACCCCAACTCGATGCCAAAGTCTTGTGGCAACTCAAGAGAGCCCTACCCGGCCCCTTTACTCGCACGCTGGGCCTCGTGGAGCGCATGGCCTCATGGAACGATTCAGCCGAGTAG
- a CDS encoding acyl-CoA dehydrogenase family protein, with the protein MELHETEERQDLRKAVAEIAKDFGHEYYLEKSLAGGKSTELWQAVGKQGFLGVNLSEQYGGGGGGGGIYDMQIVGEELAAAGCPLLMTVVSPTICGTIIQAFGSEELKQQWLPGIASGETIMAFAITEPDAGSNSHNISTTAKRDGDDWVINGTKYYISGVDEAEAILVVTRTSTNDSGRGLLSLLVVPTDVPGLTKSLIPVQAVTPEKQFTLFFDDVRVPAANLIGAENEGLRQVFMGLNPERIMGAALGNGIGRYALDKAADYARNRHVWGTPIGSHQGVSHPLAHAKIQVELARLMTQRAASLHDAGDPGSGEASNMAKYAAAEAGILALDQAIQTHGGNGMATEYGLATLWGPARLMRTAPISREMILNFVAQHSLKLPASY; encoded by the coding sequence ATGGAATTGCACGAGACAGAGGAACGTCAGGACCTGCGCAAGGCGGTCGCCGAGATCGCCAAGGACTTCGGACACGAGTACTACCTGGAAAAGTCGCTGGCCGGCGGGAAGAGCACCGAGCTGTGGCAGGCCGTGGGCAAACAGGGCTTCCTCGGGGTGAACCTTTCCGAGCAGTACGGCGGCGGCGGCGGCGGCGGCGGCATCTACGACATGCAGATCGTCGGTGAGGAGCTCGCCGCGGCGGGCTGCCCGCTGCTGATGACCGTCGTCTCGCCGACCATCTGCGGCACGATCATCCAGGCATTCGGCAGTGAGGAACTCAAGCAGCAGTGGCTGCCGGGCATCGCCAGCGGCGAGACGATCATGGCATTCGCGATCACCGAGCCGGACGCGGGCTCGAACTCGCACAACATCTCCACGACCGCGAAACGCGACGGCGACGACTGGGTCATCAACGGCACCAAGTACTACATTTCTGGTGTCGACGAAGCCGAAGCGATCCTGGTCGTCACCCGAACGTCTACCAACGACAGTGGTCGCGGACTACTCAGCTTGCTCGTCGTGCCCACCGATGTCCCCGGGCTCACCAAGTCACTCATCCCGGTGCAGGCGGTCACTCCAGAGAAGCAGTTCACTCTATTCTTCGATGACGTCCGCGTGCCGGCCGCCAACCTTATCGGCGCGGAGAACGAGGGCCTGCGCCAGGTCTTCATGGGCCTGAACCCGGAGCGAATCATGGGGGCGGCGCTCGGCAACGGCATCGGTCGCTACGCGCTGGATAAAGCCGCCGATTACGCCCGCAACCGCCACGTGTGGGGAACGCCGATCGGCTCGCACCAAGGCGTATCGCACCCGCTCGCCCACGCCAAGATCCAGGTTGAGCTGGCCCGGTTGATGACTCAGCGTGCCGCCTCCCTGCACGACGCCGGCGATCCGGGGTCGGGTGAGGCGTCGAACATGGCGAAATATGCCGCAGCCGAGGCGGGCATCCTGGCGCTCGACCAGGCGATTCAAACCCACGGCGGCAACGGCATGGCCACCGAGTACGGCCTCGCCACGTTGTGGGGTCCGGCCCGGCTCATGCGCACCGCGCCGATCAGCCGCGAAATGATCCTCAACTTCGTGGCGCAGCACAGCCTGAAACTGCCCGCGTCCTACTGA